One window of Chryseobacterium indologenes genomic DNA carries:
- a CDS encoding SDR family oxidoreductase, with translation MKKFSNKLAIVTGGNSGIGFAAAKELISEGATVIITGRRKEAVEKAAQELGAIPFTADQANLNDIDLLKEKVEKQFGKIDILFINAGITGTLTSIENMDVENFDQVMNINFRGAYFTLSKFIPLLNDGASVIFLSSIVASTYKPNSSAYQASKAALNSIAKTAAAELAPRKIRVNMISPGPIKTEIMSKAGLDEETLKNIQNHLVDQIPLKKMGTAEEVAKLVTYLSDDQVSSYVTGTEIVIDGGITL, from the coding sequence ATGAAAAAATTCAGTAACAAACTGGCTATTGTGACAGGAGGAAACAGCGGAATAGGATTCGCTGCAGCAAAAGAACTTATTTCAGAAGGAGCAACGGTCATTATCACCGGAAGACGAAAAGAAGCTGTAGAAAAAGCAGCTCAGGAGCTCGGAGCAATCCCGTTCACCGCAGACCAGGCAAACCTTAATGATATTGATCTTTTAAAAGAAAAAGTAGAAAAACAGTTCGGGAAAATAGATATCCTATTTATCAATGCAGGAATTACAGGAACCCTGACCTCCATTGAGAATATGGATGTTGAAAATTTTGATCAGGTGATGAACATCAATTTCAGGGGTGCATATTTTACATTAAGCAAATTCATTCCATTATTGAATGATGGTGCTTCTGTCATCTTTTTATCTTCTATTGTGGCTTCTACGTACAAACCTAACAGTTCTGCTTATCAGGCAAGCAAAGCTGCATTGAACTCAATTGCAAAAACAGCAGCGGCAGAATTAGCTCCAAGAAAAATCAGAGTGAATATGATCAGTCCCGGTCCGATAAAAACTGAGATTATGAGTAAGGCCGGACTTGATGAAGAGACATTGAAAAATATTCAAAACCATCTCGTTGATCAGATTCCATTGAAAAAAATGGGAACAGCTGAAGAAGTTGCCAAATTGGTTACTTATTTATCAGATGATCAGGTTTCAAGCTATGTCACCGGAACCGAAATTGTGATAGACGGCGGTATAACTTTATAA
- a CDS encoding heme-binding domain-containing protein, whose amino-acid sequence MDTVKKKRNFVAIAFLVISGVFGGLQLFSKPLEGKPVTGKIEAPREVISILENSCFNCHSNQQNLSWYDKIAPVSWTVNKDIKRAREVLNFSEWEKLSPAEHQGKMYAILNMMQSGKMPLHEYTLLHPSAKITEKDIETIKKYTLSLSSVNPAAQHKNEPHPVPAASVAAPAKFPVSPNGVQYTPDFKNWKVISMSTLFDNSIRVIYGNDIAVKAVETENFHPWPDGSIVVKSVWKQDEFPGGEIRPGKFINAQFMVKDSKQYKDTEGWGFAKFSGDDLHPTGKTASFAKESCIACHRQLAEKTGYLFDVPMKVNTQRLIQNLQKK is encoded by the coding sequence ATGGATACCGTAAAGAAAAAAAGAAACTTCGTTGCTATAGCATTTCTGGTGATATCAGGAGTCTTTGGTGGATTGCAGCTCTTCAGCAAACCATTGGAAGGAAAACCTGTTACAGGAAAGATTGAAGCGCCAAGGGAAGTGATCAGTATTCTTGAAAACTCATGTTTCAACTGCCATTCCAACCAGCAAAATCTAAGTTGGTATGATAAAATTGCTCCTGTTTCGTGGACTGTGAATAAAGACATCAAAAGAGCCAGAGAAGTTCTGAATTTCTCAGAATGGGAAAAACTCTCTCCGGCTGAACATCAGGGGAAAATGTATGCTATCCTCAATATGATGCAGAGCGGGAAAATGCCTCTTCATGAATACACCCTTCTGCATCCATCTGCTAAGATTACAGAAAAAGATATTGAAACCATCAAAAAATACACGCTTTCATTATCTTCAGTAAATCCGGCAGCACAGCATAAAAATGAACCTCATCCAGTTCCCGCGGCATCTGTTGCAGCTCCGGCAAAATTTCCGGTTTCTCCCAATGGAGTTCAGTATACTCCTGATTTCAAAAACTGGAAAGTGATCAGTATGAGTACTCTTTTTGACAATTCTATCCGGGTTATTTATGGAAATGATATTGCAGTAAAAGCTGTGGAAACAGAGAACTTTCATCCATGGCCAGACGGAAGTATTGTTGTAAAATCTGTATGGAAACAGGACGAGTTTCCCGGCGGAGAGATCAGACCAGGAAAATTCATCAATGCTCAGTTCATGGTAAAAGATTCTAAACAGTATAAAGATACTGAAGGCTGGGGATTTGCAAAATTCTCCGGAGATGACCTTCATCCTACAGGAAAAACGGCATCATTCGCCAAAGAATCATGTATCGCCTGCCACAGACAGCTCGCAGAAAAAACAGGATATCTTTTTGATGTTCCCATGAAAGTAAATACTCAAAGATTAATCCAAAATTTACAGAAAAAATGA
- a CDS encoding LytR/AlgR family response regulator transcription factor, with protein sequence MNIIIIEDEFRAAKSLQNLISDLKPDSKILGVYDSIETSIEGLKDVKPDLIFMDIHLSDGLSFEIFKSVDITCPVVFCTAFDQYMLDAFKSKGVDYVLKPFSKEDIAEALRKVDELKKFFQKNDLPDLELLIQKINQPASTGKSNFLVFKNQKYTTIPTEDIAYFYIHNEITHLVTFGKEQFSLSQPLGQVAEQVSDKQFFRVNRQYLVNFKAIKEMEHYFQRKILVKLTVETPEKLLINKEKTHSFFTWLEDR encoded by the coding sequence ATGAATATCATCATTATTGAAGACGAATTCAGGGCTGCAAAATCCCTTCAGAATTTAATTTCAGATTTAAAACCGGATTCTAAGATCCTGGGCGTTTACGACAGTATCGAAACAAGTATTGAAGGCTTGAAAGACGTGAAACCCGATCTTATTTTTATGGATATCCACCTTTCGGACGGACTTTCATTCGAGATTTTCAAATCGGTGGACATTACATGCCCGGTGGTTTTCTGTACGGCATTTGATCAGTATATGCTGGATGCTTTTAAGAGCAAGGGCGTTGATTATGTTTTAAAACCATTTTCAAAAGAAGATATTGCTGAAGCATTGAGAAAGGTTGACGAACTGAAAAAATTCTTTCAGAAAAATGATCTTCCTGACCTGGAATTGTTGATCCAAAAAATTAACCAGCCTGCTTCTACCGGTAAGAGTAATTTTCTGGTTTTTAAAAATCAAAAATACACTACGATTCCTACGGAAGACATTGCCTATTTTTATATTCATAATGAAATAACCCATCTGGTAACATTTGGTAAAGAGCAGTTTTCTCTTAGTCAGCCTTTGGGGCAAGTCGCGGAACAGGTCTCTGATAAACAATTCTTCAGGGTTAACAGGCAATATCTCGTGAATTTCAAAGCGATTAAGGAGATGGAACATTATTTTCAGCGTAAAATATTGGTAAAACTCACTGTTGAAACTCCCGAAAAACTTCTTATTAATAAAGAGAAAACCCATAGTTTCTTTACCTGGCTGGAAGACAGATAA
- a CDS encoding sensor histidine kinase: MQQQKIKISQAIIWISSIFLGILSSVPQLASHEFNWKEAIVNAAITAAFSIIMWYINIYMLNRTAKRRQHISYSRLMIVLVFGMLIMFGLAWIQQLILSHINFGPVMLMVEVRGILINLVCYMFLTLLQNNYTGQQIQLELEKVKSDNLGAQYELLKQQINPHFLFNSLNTLKLMAETHDEETVDFIVKLSDFYRFTLESRKLDLISVQEEMKIVDAYLFLQKARFGEGIKFTNDLGKETDQTLIPPFTLQLLVENCIKHNIISQSKPLHIKIYSADGQIVIENPIQRKMNTEDSLGVGLDNIKMRYKHLLEKEITINSDENNFQIKLPLIHEYHHY, from the coding sequence ATGCAACAGCAAAAAATAAAAATTTCACAAGCCATTATCTGGATAAGCTCCATTTTTCTGGGTATTTTATCCTCTGTTCCTCAGCTTGCTTCTCATGAATTCAACTGGAAAGAAGCGATAGTGAACGCAGCCATTACAGCAGCATTTTCCATCATCATGTGGTATATTAATATTTATATGTTAAATCGTACCGCAAAACGAAGACAGCATATCTCCTACTCAAGATTGATGATAGTACTGGTTTTCGGGATGCTGATTATGTTTGGACTTGCCTGGATTCAGCAGCTTATTTTATCTCATATCAATTTCGGTCCGGTAATGCTGATGGTTGAAGTAAGAGGAATTTTAATCAATCTGGTTTGTTATATGTTTTTGACACTGCTTCAGAATAATTATACGGGCCAGCAGATACAGCTTGAACTGGAGAAGGTAAAAAGTGATAATTTAGGGGCTCAATACGAATTGCTGAAGCAACAGATCAACCCGCATTTTCTCTTCAACAGTTTGAATACATTGAAATTAATGGCAGAAACGCATGATGAAGAAACGGTTGATTTCATTGTTAAACTTTCTGATTTTTACCGATTTACACTTGAAAGCAGAAAACTGGACCTGATCAGTGTTCAGGAAGAAATGAAGATAGTAGACGCTTATCTTTTTCTTCAGAAAGCACGTTTTGGTGAAGGGATTAAGTTTACCAACGATCTCGGAAAAGAGACGGATCAAACGCTTATTCCTCCTTTTACGCTTCAGCTTTTGGTGGAAAACTGTATCAAGCACAATATTATTTCACAAAGTAAGCCGCTGCACATTAAAATATACAGTGCTGATGGCCAAATTGTGATTGAAAATCCTATACAGCGAAAGATGAATACCGAAGACTCTCTGGGAGTAGGGCTTGACAATATTAAAATGCGTTACAAACACTTGCTGGAAAAGGAAATTACTATTAACTCAGATGAAAACAATTTTCAGATAAAACTACCATTAATTCATGAATATCATCATTATTGA
- a CDS encoding winged helix-turn-helix transcriptional regulator, which produces MERDQTEELRALQDTLYFIGGKWRIPVINSLCNGNRRFREIERSIPGITTRMLSKELKDMELNKLLKRTVYPDTPVLIEYEPTEYCRTFGNIIMEMIKWGREHRRVIVQDGK; this is translated from the coding sequence ATGGAAAGAGATCAGACAGAAGAACTTAGAGCTTTACAGGATACCCTTTACTTTATCGGAGGAAAATGGAGAATTCCTGTGATCAATTCGCTTTGTAACGGGAATAGACGGTTCAGGGAAATTGAACGGAGTATTCCCGGAATTACCACCAGAATGCTTTCAAAAGAACTGAAAGATATGGAACTGAACAAGTTGTTAAAACGCACCGTTTACCCCGACACTCCCGTTTTAATAGAATATGAACCCACGGAATACTGCAGAACCTTTGGAAACATTATTATGGAAATGATTAAATGGGGTAGGGAGCATAGAAGAGTAATTGTGCAGGATGGAAAATAA